AGGGTCACGATGTTGGCCAAACTGCACGGGGCGGACTCGTTGAAAGTTGACCGACTCTAGCATCGGCTCCGATGTCGCCGCGTCACGAAGCGCACAAATAAAGGGCCGCGAAGGTCGCATTGCGCCGGCTGCGTCGCGCGCGCGATGCCTTGGGCCGGGACGCATCATGGAACGCGCAGACGGTCGCGGTCGACGCTGCAGCGGCGAATCCGGCGCGCCACGTACAGCTCAAGCGCTGGGCGCGCGGCACGGTGAGTTGCCGCCGGTGCCGGCCGGACGAGTCGCGAAACCCGCAGGTCGCGCGCGGACGCAGGATCCGCCAGGAGAACACCGCGCCGCAGGGCTGCGTCACGGGCCGCCGATCAGGTTTCGGGTGCCCCGGCGAGCCGCTGCCACAGTGCGTCGGGGACATCTTCCAGCGCCTCAAGGCTAGGCCTGCCGAACAGGTAGCCTTGGAACAGCGGCACGCCGAGTGCGCGCAGCTGGCGGTATTCGGCCTCCGTTTCCACACCCTCGGCGAGTACGGTGGAGCCGATGGACGTGGCGATCTGCATGATGCCGCGGGTGATCGCGATGCGGACCGGATCGGCGTCGATACCGCGGACCAGCGCGATGTCGAGCTTGAGCATATCGGGCTGGAAATTGGCCAGCAGCGTCAGTCCGGCGTAGCCGGCGCCGAAGTCGTCGATCGCGGTCATGAAGCCGCGGCTTCGATAGTCGCGGAAGATGCCGGTCAGGTGCCGGTGATCGCGGACCTGTTCCGACTCCGCGGTTTCGAAGATCAGTCGATCGGTCGGAAATCCGAAGGTCTGTGCAGCGACAAGCGTCAGCCGGATGCAGGTCGCCGCCTCGTAGACCGCGTTGG
The genomic region above belongs to Luteimonas chenhongjianii and contains:
- a CDS encoding EAL domain-containing protein; this translates as MAFQPIVDARDRSIFGYEALVRGVDGGSAGEVIARVSPAQLYRFDQTCRVKAIETAARLGLRQRLSINFLPNAVYEAATCIRLTLVAAQTFGFPTDRLIFETAESEQVRDHRHLTGIFRDYRSRGFMTAIDDFGAGYAGLTLLANFQPDMLKLDIALVRGIDADPVRIAITRGIMQIATSIGSTVLAEGVETEAEYRQLRALGVPLFQGYLFGRPSLEALEDVPDALWQRLAGAPET